One Peterkaempfera bronchialis DNA window includes the following coding sequences:
- a CDS encoding serine hydroxymethyltransferase, with translation MSAPDRTDRHPALAAADPEIASLVAAEEQLQADTLRLIPSENYVSQAVLEASGTVLQNKYSEGYPGKRYYEGQQNIDQVEAIAADRARALFGVDHANVQPYSGSPANLAVYLAFLKPGDTVLGMSLPMGGHLTHGWGVSATGTWFRGVGYGVRRDTGRVDLDEVRDLALAERPKLIFCGGTAVPRVIDFAGFAEIAREVGAVLVADIAHIAGLVAGGAHPSPVPHADVVSTTTHKTLRGPRGAMLMCREEHARAIDRAVFPGLQGGPHNQTTAAIAVALREAATPEFGGYAHQVVANARALGEQLAARGFDLVSGGTDNHLLLIDLTGRDVPGKVAAKALDRAGIVVNYNTVPYDPRKPFDPSGIRIGTPSLTSRGIPESEMAAVAEWIDRVVTAARTGDEETVTKVRAEVKALMDAYPAPGLPLG, from the coding sequence ATGAGCGCACCCGACCGTACCGACCGCCACCCCGCCCTTGCCGCCGCCGACCCCGAGATCGCCTCGCTGGTCGCCGCCGAGGAGCAGCTCCAGGCCGACACCCTGCGCCTGATCCCCAGCGAGAACTACGTCTCGCAGGCCGTGCTTGAGGCCTCCGGAACCGTCCTCCAGAACAAGTACTCCGAGGGCTACCCCGGCAAGCGCTACTACGAGGGCCAGCAGAACATCGACCAGGTCGAGGCCATCGCCGCCGACCGCGCCAGGGCCCTCTTCGGCGTGGACCACGCCAATGTCCAGCCCTACTCCGGCTCGCCCGCCAACCTCGCCGTCTACCTGGCGTTCCTCAAGCCCGGCGACACCGTGCTCGGCATGTCGCTGCCCATGGGCGGCCACCTCACCCACGGGTGGGGCGTCTCCGCCACCGGCACCTGGTTCCGGGGCGTGGGGTACGGCGTGCGCCGCGACACCGGCCGGGTCGACCTGGACGAGGTCCGCGACCTGGCCCTGGCCGAGCGGCCCAAGCTGATCTTCTGCGGCGGCACCGCCGTGCCCCGGGTGATCGACTTCGCCGGGTTCGCCGAGATCGCCCGCGAGGTCGGCGCCGTTCTGGTGGCCGACATCGCCCACATCGCCGGCCTGGTCGCGGGCGGCGCCCACCCCTCCCCGGTGCCGCACGCGGACGTGGTCTCCACCACCACCCACAAGACCCTGCGCGGCCCGCGCGGCGCCATGCTGATGTGCCGCGAGGAGCACGCCCGGGCCATCGACCGGGCCGTCTTCCCCGGCCTCCAGGGCGGTCCCCACAACCAGACCACCGCCGCCATCGCGGTCGCCCTCCGTGAGGCCGCCACCCCGGAGTTCGGCGGGTACGCCCACCAGGTCGTCGCCAACGCCCGCGCCCTCGGCGAGCAGTTGGCCGCCCGAGGCTTCGACCTGGTGTCCGGCGGTACCGACAACCACCTGCTGCTGATCGACCTCACCGGCCGCGACGTGCCCGGCAAGGTCGCCGCCAAGGCCCTGGACCGGGCGGGCATCGTCGTCAACTACAACACCGTGCCCTACGACCCCCGCAAGCCCTTCGACCCCTCCGGCATCCGCATCGGCACCCCGTCCCTCACCTCCCGGGGCATCCCCGAGTCGGAGATGGCCGCCGTCGCCGAATGGATCGACCGCGTCGTCACCGCTGCCCGTACCGGCGACGAGGAGACCGTCACCAAGGTCCGCGCCGAGGTGAAGGCCCTCATGGACGCCTACCCGGCCCCGGGCCTGCCCCTCGGCTGA
- a CDS encoding DUF2752 domain-containing protein: MTASLPGPAAAPARWWSRAASSRYGGPLQVLMRAAGAAAAALAVAGLHQAHDPGPLCPLRRFTGIPCPACGSTTVFIEAGQGHWAAALTANPFTVAAGLLLLLAPLGPGRLWRSAPARRRNGVLGAVAAVAWCWQLHRYGLLLS; the protein is encoded by the coding sequence ATGACCGCCTCGCTCCCGGGACCCGCCGCCGCACCGGCCCGCTGGTGGTCGCGGGCTGCCTCGTCCAGGTACGGCGGACCGCTCCAGGTGCTGATGCGCGCCGCCGGAGCCGCGGCGGCCGCGCTTGCGGTGGCCGGGCTGCACCAGGCCCACGACCCCGGTCCGCTCTGCCCGCTGCGGCGGTTCACCGGCATCCCGTGCCCCGCGTGCGGCTCCACCACGGTCTTCATCGAGGCCGGGCAGGGCCACTGGGCCGCCGCCCTGACGGCCAATCCGTTCACCGTGGCCGCCGGCCTGTTGCTGCTGCTCGCCCCGCTGGGGCCGGGCCGCCTGTGGCGGTCGGCACCGGCCCGGCGGAGGAACGGGGTCCTCGGCGCCGTCGCGGCCGTCGCGTGGTGCTGGCAGCTGCACCGCTACGGACTGCTGTTGTCATGA
- a CDS encoding bifunctional methylenetetrahydrofolate dehydrogenase/methenyltetrahydrofolate cyclohydrolase produces the protein MTAQILDGKATAAAIKSELATRVAVLKERGITPGLGTVLVGDDPGSQSYVRGKHRDCAQVGIASIRHDLPADATQADVEAVVRELNDDPACTGYIVQLPLPKGLDPHAVLELMDPAKDADGLHPVNLGRLVLGIPAPLPCTPNGILELLRRHGVQTRGAHVVVVGRGVTVGRSIGLLLTRRSENATVTLTHTGTRDLTAELQRADIIVAAAGVPHLVKPGDVRPGAAVLDVGVSRTEHGLVGDVDPGVAEVAGWLSPNPGGVGPMTRAMLLANIVEAAERAAGITQN, from the coding sequence ATGACCGCCCAGATTCTCGATGGCAAGGCCACCGCAGCAGCGATCAAGTCCGAACTCGCCACCCGCGTCGCAGTGCTCAAGGAGCGGGGCATCACCCCCGGTCTCGGCACCGTGCTCGTCGGCGACGACCCGGGCAGCCAATCCTATGTACGCGGCAAGCACCGCGACTGCGCCCAGGTGGGCATCGCCAGCATCCGGCACGACCTGCCGGCCGACGCCACCCAGGCCGATGTCGAGGCCGTGGTCCGCGAGCTCAACGACGACCCGGCCTGCACCGGCTACATCGTGCAGCTGCCGCTCCCCAAGGGCCTGGACCCGCACGCGGTGCTGGAGCTGATGGACCCGGCCAAGGACGCCGACGGCCTGCACCCGGTCAACCTGGGCCGTCTGGTGCTGGGCATCCCCGCGCCGCTGCCGTGCACCCCCAACGGCATCCTCGAACTGCTGCGCCGCCACGGCGTGCAGACCCGGGGCGCGCATGTGGTGGTCGTCGGCCGTGGTGTCACCGTCGGCCGCTCCATCGGCCTGCTGCTCACCCGCCGCAGCGAGAACGCCACCGTCACGCTCACCCACACCGGCACCCGCGACCTGACGGCGGAGCTTCAGCGGGCCGACATCATCGTGGCCGCCGCCGGAGTTCCGCACCTGGTCAAGCCCGGCGACGTCCGCCCCGGCGCGGCCGTGCTGGACGTCGGCGTCAGCCGCACCGAGCACGGTCTGGTCGGCGATGTCGACCCGGGCGTTGCCGAGGTCGCGGGCTGGCTGTCGCCCAACCCCGGCGGCGTCGGCCCGATGACCCGGGCCATGCTGCTCGCCAACATCGTCGAGGCGGCCGAGCGGGCCGCCGGTATCACGCAGAACTGA
- a CDS encoding RDD family protein has protein sequence MSYPPDPNNPYGQQPQPDPNNPYGQQQPGYGYPQGQQPAGYEAYPQQGFPPQGVYPNAQPVLAHWGLRVASYIIDSLIILIPYYVLVFLGRASGAGALLTLLGFVLLIGGALYICYLEGTTGQSPGKKVVGTRVLREQDGQVIGFGAAFGRRLLHIVDGLPCYIGYLWPIWDDKKQTFADKIMKTVVIKSQ, from the coding sequence GTGAGCTACCCGCCCGACCCGAACAACCCCTACGGCCAGCAGCCGCAGCCCGACCCCAACAACCCGTACGGCCAGCAGCAGCCGGGCTACGGCTACCCGCAGGGCCAGCAGCCCGCCGGCTACGAGGCGTACCCGCAGCAGGGCTTCCCGCCCCAGGGCGTGTACCCCAACGCGCAGCCGGTCCTCGCCCACTGGGGGCTGCGGGTGGCGTCGTACATCATCGACTCGCTCATCATCCTCATCCCCTACTACGTGCTGGTCTTCCTCGGCCGGGCCTCGGGCGCCGGGGCGCTGCTGACCCTGCTCGGGTTCGTGCTGCTGATCGGCGGTGCCCTGTACATCTGCTACCTGGAGGGCACCACCGGGCAGTCCCCCGGCAAGAAGGTCGTCGGCACCCGGGTGCTGCGGGAGCAGGACGGCCAGGTCATCGGCTTCGGGGCCGCCTTCGGCCGCCGTCTGCTGCACATCGTCGACGGACTGCCGTGCTACATCGGCTACCTGTGGCCGATCTGGGACGACAAGAAGCAGACCTTCGCCGACAAGATCATGAAGACGGTGGTCATCAAGTCGCAGTGA
- a CDS encoding glutathionylspermidine synthase family protein, whose translation MQRHRIAPRPGWQQTVEEQGLIYPLTRYPDDTLRPYWDESAYYSFTLPEVEALEETVEELHALCLKAAAHIVAEDRFAELGITDPVVAAAVAESWRRRAEQPSLYARFDLRYDGTGPAKLLEYNADTPTSLVEAASPQWFWMEERFPGADQWNSLHDRLVAAWQRQADLLPPGHPVHFAHSHDDELGEDQMTVVYLMETARQAGLATRSIAMEDIGWDPLSGRFVDDRYGFLRTVFKLYPWEWLVADGFGPQAVRTADLGGGSGSTLWIEPLWKMLLSNKALLAILWELHPGHPNLLPAHLDGPRDLTRWVAKPLLGREGAGIVVHDGTGPAPETDPQERYCWQQLAPLPDFDGNRVVLGAWVVGDEAAGLGIRESAGLITDEYARFLPHVIR comes from the coding sequence ATGCAGCGCCACCGCATCGCACCGCGCCCCGGCTGGCAGCAGACCGTCGAGGAGCAGGGCCTGATCTACCCGCTGACCCGCTACCCCGACGACACGCTGCGCCCCTACTGGGACGAGTCGGCGTACTACTCCTTCACCCTCCCCGAGGTCGAGGCGCTGGAGGAGACCGTCGAGGAGCTGCACGCCCTCTGCCTGAAGGCGGCGGCCCACATCGTGGCCGAGGACCGCTTCGCCGAGCTGGGCATCACCGACCCGGTGGTGGCCGCCGCCGTCGCCGAGTCCTGGCGCCGCCGCGCCGAGCAGCCCAGCCTCTACGCCCGCTTCGACCTGCGGTACGACGGCACCGGCCCGGCCAAGCTGCTGGAGTACAACGCCGACACCCCCACCTCCCTGGTCGAGGCGGCCTCCCCGCAGTGGTTCTGGATGGAGGAGCGGTTCCCCGGCGCCGACCAGTGGAACTCCCTGCACGACCGCCTGGTCGCCGCCTGGCAGCGGCAGGCCGACCTGCTTCCGCCCGGCCACCCGGTCCACTTCGCCCACTCCCACGACGACGAGCTGGGCGAGGACCAGATGACCGTCGTCTACCTCATGGAGACCGCCCGGCAGGCCGGTCTGGCCACCCGCTCCATCGCCATGGAGGACATCGGCTGGGACCCGCTCTCCGGCCGCTTCGTGGACGACCGGTACGGCTTCCTGCGCACCGTCTTCAAGCTCTACCCCTGGGAGTGGCTGGTCGCCGACGGCTTCGGCCCGCAGGCCGTACGCACCGCCGACCTCGGCGGCGGCAGCGGCTCCACCCTGTGGATCGAGCCGCTGTGGAAGATGCTGCTCTCCAACAAGGCGCTGCTGGCGATCCTCTGGGAGCTCCACCCCGGCCACCCCAACCTGCTCCCCGCCCACCTCGACGGCCCCCGCGACCTCACCCGGTGGGTCGCCAAGCCGCTGCTGGGCCGCGAGGGGGCCGGCATCGTGGTCCACGACGGCACCGGCCCGGCCCCGGAGACCGATCCGCAGGAACGCTACTGCTGGCAGCAGCTCGCCCCGCTGCCCGACTTCGACGGCAACCGCGTCGTCCTCGGCGCCTGGGTGGTCGGCGACGAGGCGGCCGGACTCGGCATCCGCGAGTCGGCCGGCCTCATCACCGACGAGTACGCCCGCTTCCTGCCCCACGTCATCCGCTAA
- a CDS encoding DUF3017 domain-containing protein, with the protein MRQWPITLVTAVVAGGLLITAADRFRAGAVIVGAALLLAALLRMLFPEVGMLAVRSRFTDVSVLCVLGGAIVLLALIAQPHPWLHFPFLDRMTGLLGRHT; encoded by the coding sequence GTGCGGCAGTGGCCGATCACCCTGGTGACGGCCGTGGTCGCGGGCGGTCTGCTGATCACGGCTGCGGACCGGTTCAGGGCGGGCGCGGTCATCGTCGGCGCGGCCCTGCTGCTGGCAGCGCTGCTGCGGATGCTCTTCCCGGAGGTGGGGATGCTCGCGGTGCGCAGCCGGTTCACCGATGTCTCGGTGCTCTGCGTGCTGGGCGGCGCGATCGTGCTGCTGGCCCTGATCGCGCAGCCGCACCCGTGGCTGCACTTTCCGTTCCTGGACCGGATGACCGGTCTGCTGGGACGGCACACCTAG
- the pdxR gene encoding MocR-like pyridoxine biosynthesis transcription factor PdxR: MGSWATAGSDLHLDLTPGPGVRAALERALREAVRSGRLAPGSRLPSSRALSRDLGLARNTVADAYGQLVAEGWLTARQGSGTRVAERADLAYGTAARRRSPDPADPFETLPGHPAPPYDLRPGSPDLSLFPRAAWLAAARRALNRASNHLLGYTDPQGLPELRQALAAYLARTRGVRTDPGLLVVCTGYVQAVGVLGRALRALGGRRIAVEALGFPDTRRGLRATGLAVDRLPLDGRGARTELLGPGTDAVLLTPAHQFPAGVPLHPDRRTAAVAWARACGGVVVEDDYDGEFRYDRQPVGALQGLDPDHAVYAGTASKSLAPGLRLAWLAVPPRLLDAVVAQKRLADHHSPVLDQLTLAELIDSGGYDRQVRRARLHYRRRRDRLTAVLAERAPDVAVTGIAAGLHAVLELPPRLADEAALAARAAQSGLVLNTLGHFRDPADPGPYPPALVVGYGTPPDHAFTGALDRLCGLLAPPG; this comes from the coding sequence ATGGGTTCCTGGGCCACTGCCGGAAGCGACCTGCACCTGGATCTCACCCCGGGGCCGGGGGTGCGGGCGGCGCTGGAGCGGGCGCTGCGGGAGGCGGTGCGCAGCGGGCGGCTGGCGCCGGGCAGCCGGCTGCCGTCGTCGCGGGCGCTCTCCCGCGATCTGGGGCTGGCCCGCAACACGGTCGCGGACGCCTACGGTCAGCTGGTCGCCGAGGGGTGGCTGACGGCCCGGCAGGGTTCGGGGACCCGGGTCGCCGAACGGGCCGACCTCGCGTACGGGACGGCCGCCCGGCGGCGGAGCCCCGATCCGGCCGACCCGTTCGAGACGCTGCCGGGCCACCCCGCCCCGCCGTACGACCTGCGGCCGGGCAGCCCTGACCTGTCGCTCTTCCCGCGCGCCGCCTGGCTGGCCGCCGCCCGCCGGGCGCTCAACCGGGCCTCCAACCATCTGCTGGGCTACACCGATCCGCAGGGGCTGCCCGAGCTGCGGCAGGCGCTGGCCGCCTATCTGGCCCGCACCCGGGGCGTGCGGACCGACCCCGGTCTGCTGGTGGTCTGCACCGGCTATGTCCAGGCCGTGGGGGTGCTCGGCCGGGCGCTGCGGGCGCTGGGCGGGCGCCGGATCGCGGTGGAGGCGCTGGGCTTCCCGGACACCCGCCGGGGGCTGCGGGCGACCGGGCTGGCGGTGGACCGGCTGCCGCTGGACGGTCGCGGGGCGCGCACCGAGTTGCTGGGGCCGGGTACGGACGCGGTGCTGCTGACGCCCGCGCACCAGTTCCCGGCGGGGGTGCCGCTGCACCCGGACCGGCGGACCGCCGCCGTCGCCTGGGCGCGGGCCTGCGGCGGGGTGGTGGTGGAGGACGACTACGACGGCGAATTCCGATACGACCGGCAGCCGGTCGGCGCCCTTCAAGGACTCGACCCGGACCACGCGGTGTACGCGGGCACGGCCAGCAAGAGCCTGGCGCCGGGGCTGCGGCTGGCCTGGCTGGCGGTGCCGCCCCGGCTGCTGGACGCGGTGGTGGCCCAGAAGCGCCTGGCCGACCACCACTCCCCCGTACTGGACCAGCTGACGCTGGCCGAGCTGATCGACTCCGGCGGGTACGACCGGCAGGTGCGCCGGGCCCGGCTGCACTACCGGCGCCGCCGCGACCGGCTCACCGCCGTACTGGCCGAGCGCGCCCCGGACGTGGCCGTGACCGGGATCGCCGCCGGACTGCACGCCGTCCTGGAGCTGCCGCCCCGGCTCGCCGACGAAGCCGCACTCGCCGCGCGGGCCGCACAGTCCGGGCTTGTGCTCAACACCCTCGGGCACTTCCGCGACCCGGCAGACCCCGGCCCCTATCCCCCGGCCCTGGTCGTCGGCTACGGCACCCCGCCGGACCACGCCTTCACCGGCGCCCTGGACCGGCTCTGCGGACTGCTGGCCCCGCCCGGGTGA
- a CDS encoding malate dehydrogenase, translated as MTRTPVNVTVTGAAGQIGYALLFRIASGQLLGADTPVKLNLLEIPQGLKAAEGTAMELDDCAFPLLRGIEITDDANKAFDGANVALLVGARPRTAGMERGDLLSANGGIFGPQGKAINDHAADDIKVLVVGNPANTNALIAQQHAPDVPAERFTAMTRLDHNRAVAQLAKKLGASVDDIKKLTIWGNHSATQYPDIFHAEVAGKNAAEAVNDEKWLAEEFIPTVAKRGAAIIEARGASSAASAANAAIDHVHTWVNGTPEGDWTSMGVVSDGSYGVPEGIISSFPVTTKDGRFEIVQGLEISDFSRTRIDASVQELIDERDAVRSLGLI; from the coding sequence ATGACCCGCACTCCCGTCAACGTCACCGTCACCGGTGCGGCCGGTCAGATCGGCTACGCGCTGCTGTTCCGCATCGCGTCCGGGCAGCTGCTCGGTGCCGACACCCCGGTGAAGCTGAACCTCCTGGAGATCCCGCAGGGCCTCAAGGCCGCCGAGGGCACCGCCATGGAGCTGGACGACTGCGCCTTCCCGCTGCTGCGGGGCATCGAGATCACCGACGACGCGAACAAGGCATTCGACGGTGCCAACGTGGCCCTGCTGGTCGGCGCCCGCCCCCGCACCGCCGGCATGGAGCGCGGCGACCTGCTCTCCGCCAACGGCGGCATCTTCGGCCCGCAGGGCAAGGCCATCAACGACCACGCCGCGGACGACATCAAGGTCCTGGTCGTCGGCAACCCCGCCAACACCAACGCCCTGATCGCCCAGCAGCACGCCCCCGACGTCCCGGCCGAGCGCTTCACCGCGATGACCCGCCTGGACCACAACCGCGCCGTCGCCCAGCTCGCCAAGAAGCTCGGCGCCTCCGTCGACGACATCAAGAAGCTGACCATCTGGGGCAACCACTCGGCGACCCAGTACCCGGACATCTTCCACGCCGAGGTGGCCGGCAAGAACGCCGCCGAGGCCGTCAACGACGAGAAGTGGCTGGCCGAGGAGTTCATCCCGACCGTCGCCAAGCGCGGTGCGGCCATCATCGAGGCCCGTGGCGCCTCCTCCGCGGCCTCCGCCGCCAACGCCGCCATCGACCATGTGCACACCTGGGTCAACGGCACCCCGGAGGGCGACTGGACCTCCATGGGCGTCGTCTCCGACGGCTCCTACGGCGTGCCCGAGGGCATCATCTCGTCCTTCCCGGTCACCACCAAGGACGGCAGGTTCGAGATCGTCCAGGGCCTGGAGATCAGCGACTTCTCCCGTACCCGCATCGACGCCTCCGTCCAGGAGCTGATCGACGAGCGCGACGCGGTCCGCTCGCTCGGCCTCATCTGA
- a CDS encoding helix-turn-helix domain-containing protein codes for MARWRPLPGTLDPDLHRLIEQLRRLKDRSGLSLVALAERTPYSKSAWHRYLNGAKFPPRQAVEALGMVAGADAPRLLALWGLAERSRLDAARRYEVTGGPPAPCEHSPAPEPPPPVPVPAAALPAPAAATPAAVAVAVAPPVETPLRGLLRRRRPPGGRLIPAAPALALAALLAALLYALGPGAHGARIVRDTVRSLLGSPARTAVPGTPGTPVRPPTAHARTAARTACRAAACQGRDPDTEGCTRHARTVSSAPLAGVELRLRYSDRCRAAWADITLPVRPLPSGETATLAVADRGGVLVASRAGRRRSPMLATVAPHRTRACAAVGQVQACTGDPGTAAPLLLPTAEPSRLTGRATPGTPGRPCGPIPQTCTGAPHPGHSSDPVSRHWPPPPPTTWAIPILATHHPTTLPLLWPTTPG; via the coding sequence ATGGCCCGCTGGCGACCGCTGCCCGGCACGCTCGATCCGGATCTGCACCGCCTGATCGAGCAGCTGCGCCGGCTCAAGGACCGCAGCGGCCTGAGCCTGGTCGCCCTGGCCGAGCGCACGCCGTACAGCAAGTCCGCCTGGCACCGCTATCTCAACGGCGCCAAGTTCCCGCCGCGCCAGGCCGTGGAGGCGCTGGGCATGGTGGCCGGAGCGGACGCCCCGCGACTACTGGCGCTCTGGGGCCTGGCCGAACGCAGCAGACTGGACGCCGCCCGCCGCTACGAGGTGACCGGCGGCCCACCCGCCCCCTGCGAACACAGCCCGGCCCCCGAGCCGCCGCCTCCGGTGCCCGTCCCCGCCGCCGCCCTCCCCGCCCCCGCTGCCGCCACCCCCGCCGCAGTCGCCGTCGCCGTCGCCCCGCCCGTCGAGACCCCGCTGCGCGGCCTGCTGCGCCGCCGCCGTCCGCCCGGTGGCCGCCTGATCCCCGCCGCCCCGGCGCTCGCCCTGGCCGCCCTGCTCGCCGCCCTGCTGTACGCCTTGGGGCCGGGAGCCCATGGCGCCCGCATCGTGCGGGACACCGTCCGCTCACTGCTGGGCTCCCCGGCCCGCACCGCCGTCCCCGGTACCCCCGGCACCCCCGTCCGGCCCCCGACCGCGCACGCCCGGACCGCCGCCCGCACCGCCTGCCGCGCCGCCGCCTGCCAGGGCCGCGACCCCGACACCGAAGGCTGCACCCGGCACGCCCGCACCGTCAGCTCGGCCCCGCTGGCCGGGGTCGAACTCCGGCTGCGGTACAGCGACCGCTGCCGTGCCGCCTGGGCCGACATCACCCTCCCCGTCCGACCCCTCCCGTCCGGGGAGACGGCCACGCTGGCCGTCGCCGATCGCGGCGGCGTCCTGGTGGCCTCGCGGGCCGGTCGGCGCCGCAGCCCCATGCTGGCCACCGTCGCGCCCCACCGCACCCGCGCCTGCGCCGCCGTCGGCCAGGTCCAGGCGTGTACGGGCGACCCCGGCACCGCCGCCCCGCTGCTGCTGCCGACCGCCGAACCCTCACGGCTCACCGGCCGGGCCACCCCGGGGACACCCGGCCGCCCCTGCGGCCCGATCCCCCAGACCTGCACAGGCGCCCCCCACCCGGGCCACTCCTCCGACCCGGTGTCCCGCCACTGGCCACCCCCACCCCCCACCACCTGGGCCATCCCCATCCTGGCGACCCACCACCCCACCACCCTCCCCCTCCTCTGGCCCACCACCCCCGGCTGA
- a CDS encoding carboxymuconolactone decarboxylase family protein: MTTTADPATTDAPVPAPAQRIQLRKAAPDVYTAMYALTKAAAQGLDPVIAELVKVRASQLNGCAYCVDQHSHDARALGLTERKMYGIPVWRETSFFTARERAALALTEAVTRLGDHGVPDEVYDEAARQFPEDELARLIAMTVTINAWNRLGVTARLSPAPDPDHS, translated from the coding sequence ATGACCACGACAGCAGACCCCGCCACCACCGACGCACCGGTCCCCGCCCCCGCGCAGCGCATCCAGCTCAGGAAGGCGGCGCCCGACGTCTACACGGCGATGTACGCGCTGACCAAGGCGGCGGCCCAGGGCCTGGACCCGGTGATCGCCGAACTGGTGAAGGTGCGCGCCTCCCAGCTCAACGGCTGCGCCTACTGCGTCGACCAGCACTCCCACGACGCCCGCGCCCTCGGCCTGACCGAGCGGAAGATGTACGGCATCCCCGTCTGGCGCGAGACCTCCTTCTTCACCGCGCGCGAGCGGGCCGCCCTGGCCCTCACCGAGGCCGTGACCCGGCTCGGCGACCACGGGGTGCCCGACGAGGTGTACGACGAGGCCGCCCGGCAGTTCCCGGAGGACGAGCTGGCCCGGCTGATCGCCATGACCGTGACCATCAACGCCTGGAACCGCCTCGGCGTCACCGCCCGGTTGTCCCCTGCTCCGGACCCCGACCACAGCTGA
- the rocD gene encoding ornithine--oxo-acid transaminase, translating into MSQQRPLTDTLIATADSHSAHNYHPLPVVIAEAEGAWMTDVEGRRYLDLLAGYSALNFGHRHPRLVAAAKAQLDRVTLTSRAFHHDRFAAFCTELAELCGMEAVLPMNTGAEAVETAVKTARLWGYRVKGVPADEARIVVAAGNFHGRTTTIVSFSTDPEAREGFGPYTPGFDIVPYGDRAALEAAVDDRTVAVLLEPIQGEAGVLVPPPGYLAAAREITARRGALLIADEVQSGLGRTGRTFACEHEGVVPDMYVLGKALGGGILPVSAVVSSRAVLEVFTPGSHGSTFGGNPLACAVALEVVAMLRTGEYQQRSAELGAYLHGELAELAATGAVREVRGRGLWAGVDVDPAFGSGRRLSALLMERGVLVKDTHGSTIRIAPPLVIAKEDLAWALQQLREVLAAG; encoded by the coding sequence ATGAGCCAGCAGCGCCCCCTCACCGACACCCTCATCGCGACCGCCGACTCCCACAGCGCCCACAACTACCACCCCCTGCCGGTGGTGATAGCCGAGGCCGAGGGCGCCTGGATGACGGATGTGGAGGGCCGCCGCTATCTGGACCTGCTGGCGGGCTACTCGGCGCTCAACTTCGGCCATCGGCACCCCCGGCTGGTCGCCGCCGCCAAGGCCCAGCTGGACCGGGTCACCCTGACCTCCCGGGCGTTCCACCACGACCGGTTCGCCGCCTTCTGCACAGAGCTGGCCGAGCTGTGCGGGATGGAGGCGGTGCTGCCGATGAACACCGGCGCGGAGGCGGTGGAGACGGCGGTGAAGACGGCCCGGCTGTGGGGCTACCGGGTGAAGGGGGTGCCGGCGGACGAGGCGCGGATCGTGGTGGCGGCGGGCAACTTCCACGGCCGTACGACGACGATCGTGAGCTTCTCGACCGACCCGGAGGCCAGGGAGGGGTTCGGCCCGTACACGCCGGGGTTCGACATCGTGCCGTACGGGGACCGGGCGGCCCTGGAGGCTGCCGTGGACGACCGTACGGTGGCGGTGCTGCTGGAGCCGATCCAGGGCGAGGCCGGGGTGCTGGTGCCGCCGCCCGGCTATCTGGCCGCCGCCCGGGAGATCACCGCGCGGCGCGGGGCGCTGCTGATCGCGGACGAGGTCCAGTCGGGGTTGGGGCGCACCGGCCGGACCTTCGCCTGCGAGCACGAGGGCGTGGTGCCGGACATGTATGTGCTGGGCAAGGCGCTGGGCGGCGGCATCCTGCCGGTGTCGGCGGTGGTCTCCTCGCGGGCGGTGCTGGAGGTCTTCACGCCGGGCAGCCATGGGTCCACGTTCGGCGGCAACCCGCTGGCCTGCGCGGTCGCGCTGGAGGTGGTGGCGATGCTGCGGACCGGCGAGTACCAGCAGCGGTCCGCCGAGCTGGGCGCGTATCTGCACGGCGAGCTGGCGGAGCTGGCCGCGACCGGCGCCGTACGGGAGGTGCGGGGGCGCGGGCTCTGGGCGGGGGTGGATGTGGACCCGGCATTCGGCTCGGGGCGGCGGCTGTCGGCGCTGCTGATGGAGCGGGGGGTGCTGGTGAAGGACACCCATGGGTCGACGATCCGGATCGCCCCGCCGCTGGTGATCGCCAAGGAGGACCTGGCGTGGGCGCTTCAGCAGCTGCGGGAGGTGCTGGCCGCCGGTTAG